The following proteins are encoded in a genomic region of Pyxicephalus adspersus chromosome 9, UCB_Pads_2.0, whole genome shotgun sequence:
- the SF1 gene encoding splicing factor 1 isoform X2 → MVGLNPDFKPPADYKPPATRVSDKVMIPQDEYPAINFVGLLIGPRGNTLKNIEKECNAKIMIRGKGSVKEGKVARKDGQTLPGEDEPLHALVTANTMENVKKAVDQIRNILKQGIETPEDQNDLRKMQLRELARLNGTLREDDNRILRPWQSTETRTITNTTLCTKCGGAGHIASDCKFTSVQVRPGEPQSAQDKARMDKEYLSLMAELGEAPVASSLGATNTPSHNPIQGGPRPTNLAGGQPPLNRPPWMATDRPFPALHGAPHSFPAPMGGAGNGPPMQPSPSAPHPHWMQPHPGTHPPGPHPMGLMHSHPMSLMPPPPPPPPTGPAPPPPPPSGPTLPPWQQQPTAAPPQPAAPLPWQQTSQTTSASASLPPWQQQGGATAQSGTTIQTSASLVPPPPGVQPPLPPSAPPPPPPPPPGTSGLLYAPPPPPPPPIDPSNFVTMMGMGVPGIPPFSMPPAPPPPPPQN, encoded by the exons ATGGTGGGGTTGAACCCAGACTTTAAGCCACCTGCAGACTACAA GCCACCTGCTACGCGAGTCAGTGACAAAGTTATGATACCCCAGGATGAGTATCCAGCAATTAACTTTGTTGGTTTGCTGATTGGTCCAAG aggaaATACGCTCAAAAACATTGAGAAGGAATGTAATGCTAAAATTATGATCCGAGGTAAAGGATCAGTAAAAGAGGGAAAGGTGGCACGCAAGGATGGGCAAACTCTTCCTGGAGAGGATGAACCACTTCATGCCTTGGTGACAGCCAATACTatggaaaatgtcaaaaaagctgTGGATCAG aTTCGAAATATTCTCAAACAAGGTATAGAGACTCCAGAGGATCAGAATGACCTTCGGAAGATGCAGTTGCGTGAGTTGGCACGGCTAAATGGTACTCTCCGGGAAGATGACAACAG GATATTGCGGCCCTGGCAAAGTACTGAGACACGTACCATTACAAACACCACCCTATGTACAAAGTGTGGAGGAGCTGGTCATATTGCTTCTGACTGCAAGTTTACAAG tgttcaGGTGCGGCCTGGAGAGCCTCAGTCAGCCCAAGATAAGGCAAGGATGGATAAAGAATATCTTTCCCTCATGGCGGAACTGGGTGAAGCTCCAGTGGCTTCCTCTCTAGGAGCCACAAATACTCCATCCCACAATCCCATTCAAGGAGGCCCAAGACCAACTAACCTTGCAGGGGGCCAACCACCTCTG aatCGTCCTCCGTGGATGGCCACAGATAGGCCTTTTCCAGCTTTGCATGGTGCTCCTCACTCCTTTCCTGCTCCTATGGGAGGGGCAGGAAATGGTCCACCCATGCAGCCAAGTCCTAGTGCCCCTCACCCCCACTGGATGCAACCACATCCTGGGACCCATCCACCTGGGCCTCATCCCATGG GTCTCATGCACTCTCACCCTATGAGTCTAATGCCGCCTCCTCCACCCCCACCACCTACTgggccagcacctcctccaccgCCACCATCAGGCCCCACTTTGCCACCTTGGCAGCAGCAACCAACAGCTGCCCCTCCACAGCCTGCAGCACCCCTACCTTGGCAGCAAA cTTCACAAACTACATCTGCCTCTGCCTCACTTCCTCCTTGGCAGCAACAAGGAGGAGCCACTGCTCAGTCGGGCACAACCATCCAGACAAGTGCTTCTTTGGTGCCTCCTCCTCCAGGTGTTCAGCCACCACTTCCACCTAGTGCTCCACCACCTCCGCCACCACCTCCTCCAGGAACATCTGGCCTTTTGTatgccccaccaccaccacctccacctCCAATAGATCCTTCTAACTTTGTAACAATGATGGGTATGGGTGTTCCAGGTATACCTCCATTTTCTATGCCCCCTgctcctccaccaccacctccCCAAAATTAA
- the SF1 gene encoding splicing factor 1 isoform X1, with protein sequence MDFSRKRKRSRWNDETPDQKTIIPGMPTVIPPGLSRDQERAYIVQLQIEDLTRKLRTGDLGIPPNPEDRSPSPEPIYNSEGKRLNTREFRTRKKLEEERHNLITEMVGLNPDFKPPADYKPPATRVSDKVMIPQDEYPAINFVGLLIGPRGNTLKNIEKECNAKIMIRGKGSVKEGKVARKDGQTLPGEDEPLHALVTANTMENVKKAVDQIRNILKQGIETPEDQNDLRKMQLRELARLNGTLREDDNRILRPWQSTETRTITNTTLCTKCGGAGHIASDCKFTSVQVRPGEPQSAQDKARMDKEYLSLMAELGEAPVASSLGATNTPSHNPIQGGPRPTNLAGGQPPLNRPPWMATDRPFPALHGAPHSFPAPMGGAGNGPPMQPSPSAPHPHWMQPHPGTHPPGPHPMGLMHSHPMSLMPPPPPPPPTGPAPPPPPPSGPTLPPWQQQPTAAPPQPAAPLPWQQTSQTTSASASLPPWQQQGGATAQSGTTIQTSASLVPPPPGVQPPLPPSAPPPPPPPPPGTSGLLYAPPPPPPPPIDPSNFVTMMGMGVPGIPPFSMPPAPPPPPPQN encoded by the exons ATTTTTCACGGAAGCGGAAACGCAGTCGATGGAATGATGAAACCCCCGATCAGAAGACTATTATTCCTGGAATGCCAACAGTTATACCCCCAGGACTCAGCCGTGACCAAGAGAGAGCTTATATAG TTCAACTGCAAATTGAGGATCTGACTCGCAAGCTTCGCACAGGAGACCTGGGAATACCCCCTAACCCAGAAGACAG ATCGCCATCTCCTGAACCCATTTATAATAGTGAGGGGAAACGTCTTAACACGCGTGAGTTCAGGACTCGAAAGAAATTGGAAGAGGAACGTCACAACCTAATTACAGAAATGGTGGGGTTGAACCCAGACTTTAAGCCACCTGCAGACTACAA GCCACCTGCTACGCGAGTCAGTGACAAAGTTATGATACCCCAGGATGAGTATCCAGCAATTAACTTTGTTGGTTTGCTGATTGGTCCAAG aggaaATACGCTCAAAAACATTGAGAAGGAATGTAATGCTAAAATTATGATCCGAGGTAAAGGATCAGTAAAAGAGGGAAAGGTGGCACGCAAGGATGGGCAAACTCTTCCTGGAGAGGATGAACCACTTCATGCCTTGGTGACAGCCAATACTatggaaaatgtcaaaaaagctgTGGATCAG aTTCGAAATATTCTCAAACAAGGTATAGAGACTCCAGAGGATCAGAATGACCTTCGGAAGATGCAGTTGCGTGAGTTGGCACGGCTAAATGGTACTCTCCGGGAAGATGACAACAG GATATTGCGGCCCTGGCAAAGTACTGAGACACGTACCATTACAAACACCACCCTATGTACAAAGTGTGGAGGAGCTGGTCATATTGCTTCTGACTGCAAGTTTACAAG tgttcaGGTGCGGCCTGGAGAGCCTCAGTCAGCCCAAGATAAGGCAAGGATGGATAAAGAATATCTTTCCCTCATGGCGGAACTGGGTGAAGCTCCAGTGGCTTCCTCTCTAGGAGCCACAAATACTCCATCCCACAATCCCATTCAAGGAGGCCCAAGACCAACTAACCTTGCAGGGGGCCAACCACCTCTG aatCGTCCTCCGTGGATGGCCACAGATAGGCCTTTTCCAGCTTTGCATGGTGCTCCTCACTCCTTTCCTGCTCCTATGGGAGGGGCAGGAAATGGTCCACCCATGCAGCCAAGTCCTAGTGCCCCTCACCCCCACTGGATGCAACCACATCCTGGGACCCATCCACCTGGGCCTCATCCCATGG GTCTCATGCACTCTCACCCTATGAGTCTAATGCCGCCTCCTCCACCCCCACCACCTACTgggccagcacctcctccaccgCCACCATCAGGCCCCACTTTGCCACCTTGGCAGCAGCAACCAACAGCTGCCCCTCCACAGCCTGCAGCACCCCTACCTTGGCAGCAAA cTTCACAAACTACATCTGCCTCTGCCTCACTTCCTCCTTGGCAGCAACAAGGAGGAGCCACTGCTCAGTCGGGCACAACCATCCAGACAAGTGCTTCTTTGGTGCCTCCTCCTCCAGGTGTTCAGCCACCACTTCCACCTAGTGCTCCACCACCTCCGCCACCACCTCCTCCAGGAACATCTGGCCTTTTGTatgccccaccaccaccacctccacctCCAATAGATCCTTCTAACTTTGTAACAATGATGGGTATGGGTGTTCCAGGTATACCTCCATTTTCTATGCCCCCTgctcctccaccaccacctccCCAAAATTAA